One genomic segment of Dysosmobacter sp. Marseille-Q4140 includes these proteins:
- a CDS encoding amino acid ABC transporter ATP-binding protein translates to MIDVKNLSKSFGDHLVLDNLSQHIYPGEKVVVIGPSGSGKSTFLRCLNLLEIPTAGTITFDGHEITDPKADIDKLRQQMGMVFQHFNLFPNMTIRKNITLAPVRTKLMTQAEADDTATALLKRVGLEEKADAYPAQLSGGQKQRIAIVRALAMKPKVMLFDEPTSALDPEMVGEVLDVMKELARDGMTMVVVTHEMGFAREVASRVLFMDEGHILEEAPPEQIFSHPQNPRLQDFLSKVL, encoded by the coding sequence GTGATCGACGTTAAAAACCTCAGCAAGTCCTTTGGGGACCACCTGGTACTGGACAACCTGAGCCAGCACATCTACCCCGGCGAGAAGGTAGTGGTCATCGGGCCCTCCGGCTCCGGCAAGTCCACCTTCCTGCGGTGTCTGAACCTGCTGGAGATCCCCACTGCCGGCACCATTACCTTCGACGGCCACGAGATCACCGACCCCAAGGCCGACATCGACAAGCTGCGCCAGCAGATGGGCATGGTGTTCCAGCACTTCAACCTGTTCCCCAACATGACCATCCGGAAGAACATCACCCTGGCCCCGGTGCGCACCAAGCTCATGACCCAGGCCGAGGCGGACGATACCGCCACCGCCCTGCTCAAACGGGTGGGCCTGGAGGAGAAGGCCGACGCCTACCCTGCCCAGCTCTCCGGCGGCCAGAAGCAGCGCATCGCCATCGTCCGTGCCCTGGCCATGAAACCCAAGGTCATGCTCTTTGACGAGCCCACCTCCGCCCTGGACCCCGAGATGGTGGGCGAGGTGCTGGACGTGATGAAGGAGCTGGCCCGGGACGGCATGACCATGGTGGTGGTCACCCACGAGATGGGCTTTGCCCGGGAGGTGGCCAGCCGGGTACTGTTTATGGACGAGGGCCATATTCTGGAAGAAGCTCCCCCGGAGCAGATCTTCTCCCATCCCCAAAATCCCAGACTGCAGGACTTCCTCAGCAAGGTGCTGTAA
- a CDS encoding purine permease, producing MDRPATGRELLFQFHGVPPIGTSVSLALQHLVAMIVGCVTPPIMIASAIGLSLSDQVLLIQASLVMSAVCTLLQLYPIGGRFGSGLPVILGVSFAYVPSMQAIAASGGGVAAIAGAMIVGGIVAVLVGLFVKKIRLLFPPVITGTVVFTIGLSLYPTAINYMAGGTANTLESVTAKGLPEALAYGSWQNWLIAALTLAAVLILNNKAKGLCRLASILIGMLFGYVVALCFGMVSFADVGGAAWFSLPRFMHFGVSFDLSSCVAIGLLFAINSIQAIGDFTATTVGGMNREPTDKELQGGIVAYGVSNILTALFGGLPTATYSQNVGIVTTNKVVNRTVFALTGAFLLLAGLSPKFAAVLTTIPQCVLGGATITVFSTIAMTGMKLIASQDLTARNTTIVGLSAALGVGISQASASLSQFPDSFTMIFGKSPVVIATIMAVLLNLILPKDGKH from the coding sequence ATGGATCGCCCCGCCACCGGCCGGGAGCTGCTTTTCCAGTTCCACGGCGTCCCTCCCATCGGCACCTCCGTTTCCCTGGCATTACAGCATCTGGTCGCCATGATCGTGGGCTGCGTCACGCCCCCTATCATGATCGCCAGCGCCATCGGACTGTCTTTATCGGATCAGGTCCTGCTGATCCAGGCGTCTCTGGTGATGTCCGCTGTATGTACGCTGCTGCAGCTCTACCCCATCGGCGGGCGGTTCGGCTCCGGCCTGCCGGTGATTTTGGGCGTCAGCTTTGCCTACGTGCCCAGCATGCAGGCCATTGCCGCCAGCGGCGGCGGCGTCGCGGCCATTGCCGGCGCCATGATCGTGGGCGGCATCGTTGCCGTCCTGGTTGGCCTTTTCGTCAAGAAGATCCGGCTGCTGTTCCCGCCGGTGATCACCGGCACGGTGGTATTCACCATCGGTCTGTCCCTGTATCCCACCGCCATCAACTACATGGCTGGCGGAACCGCCAACACCCTGGAGTCCGTCACCGCCAAGGGGCTGCCGGAGGCGCTGGCCTACGGCTCCTGGCAGAACTGGCTGATCGCCGCGCTGACCCTGGCGGCGGTGCTGATTCTCAACAACAAGGCCAAGGGCCTGTGCCGTCTGGCCTCCATTTTGATCGGCATGCTCTTCGGCTATGTGGTGGCTCTGTGCTTCGGCATGGTGAGCTTTGCCGACGTGGGCGGCGCTGCCTGGTTCTCCCTGCCCCGGTTCATGCACTTCGGCGTTTCCTTCGACCTGTCCTCCTGCGTGGCCATCGGGCTGCTGTTCGCCATCAACTCCATCCAGGCCATCGGCGACTTCACCGCTACCACCGTGGGCGGCATGAACCGGGAGCCCACCGACAAGGAGCTCCAGGGCGGCATCGTGGCCTACGGCGTCAGCAACATCCTGACCGCCCTCTTCGGCGGCCTGCCCACCGCTACATACTCCCAGAACGTGGGCATCGTCACCACCAATAAGGTGGTCAACCGGACCGTCTTTGCCCTGACCGGCGCCTTTTTGCTGCTGGCAGGCCTGTCTCCCAAGTTCGCCGCCGTGCTGACCACCATTCCCCAGTGCGTGCTGGGCGGCGCCACCATCACCGTGTTCTCCACCATTGCCATGACCGGCATGAAGCTGATCGCCTCCCAGGACCTGACGGCCCGGAACACCACCATCGTGGGCCTGTCTGCCGCTCTGGGCGTGGGCATCTCCCAGGCCAGCGCATCCCTGAGCCAGTTCCCCGACAGCTTCACCATGATCTTCGGCAAGTCCCCGGTGGTCATCGCCACCATCATGGCGGTGCTGCTGAACCTGATTCTGCCCAAGGATGGGAAACACTGA
- a CDS encoding amino acid ABC transporter permease yields the protein MAAYYELWKPMLAGGADLAWWQEFFVKFYQAFLEADRWKQYIGGVGTTLVTTALALAIGIALGVLVAMIRTAHDQQRPGIHNPTLGAANVVAKVYVTIIRGTPMMVQLLIMGLVIFKSSRNFTAVGALTLGINSGAYVAEIIRGGLMSLDPGQSEAGRSLGLGYLDTMRFIVIPQAFKAILPALGNEFIILLKDTSLITCIGGKELLYAAQGIYGRTYEAMFPLIGTACIYLVLVMVFSWLQGKLERRLRQSDRR from the coding sequence CTGGCAGCCTATTACGAGCTGTGGAAGCCCATGCTGGCCGGCGGCGCGGACCTGGCCTGGTGGCAGGAGTTCTTTGTCAAGTTCTATCAGGCATTTTTGGAAGCGGACCGCTGGAAGCAGTACATCGGCGGCGTGGGCACCACCCTGGTGACGACCGCCCTGGCCCTTGCCATCGGCATCGCCCTGGGCGTGCTGGTGGCCATGATCCGCACTGCCCACGACCAGCAGCGCCCCGGTATCCACAATCCCACCCTGGGTGCGGCCAATGTCGTGGCAAAGGTATATGTCACCATCATCCGCGGCACTCCCATGATGGTACAGCTGCTCATCATGGGCCTGGTCATCTTCAAGTCCAGCCGGAACTTTACCGCCGTGGGCGCCCTGACCCTGGGCATCAACTCCGGCGCCTACGTGGCGGAGATTATCCGGGGCGGCCTCATGAGCCTGGACCCCGGCCAGAGCGAGGCGGGCCGGTCCCTGGGCCTCGGGTATCTGGACACCATGCGCTTTATCGTCATTCCCCAGGCCTTCAAGGCCATTCTGCCGGCCCTGGGCAATGAGTTCATCATCCTGCTCAAGGACACCTCTCTCATCACCTGCATCGGCGGCAAGGAACTGCTCTATGCCGCCCAGGGCATCTACGGCCGGACTTATGAGGCCATGTTCCCCCTGATCGGCACCGCCTGCATCTACCTGGTGCTGGTCATGGTGTTCTCCTGGCTGCAGGGCAAGCTGGAAAGGAGGCTGCGTCAAAGTGATCGACGTTAA
- a CDS encoding MarR family transcriptional regulator — MAITSSQLLKVSRQFKRYYEACFSAFLDREALTMRDLHVLLFLANNPGRDTARDVAELRGLPKSQVSGAVELLAARGLLRRLPDQADRRVVHLILTESGTILGREAQEIQAACAQAVFAPLTAAEAEQFQALLEKVLKGAESTLREGVE, encoded by the coding sequence ATGGCGATCACCAGTTCCCAGCTGCTGAAGGTCTCCCGCCAGTTCAAGCGGTATTACGAGGCGTGCTTCTCTGCTTTCCTGGACCGAGAAGCCCTGACCATGCGAGATCTCCACGTGCTGCTGTTTCTGGCCAATAATCCGGGCCGAGATACAGCCCGGGATGTGGCGGAGCTGCGGGGACTTCCCAAATCCCAGGTCTCCGGGGCGGTGGAGCTGCTGGCGGCCCGGGGACTTCTGCGGCGGCTGCCGGACCAAGCGGACCGGCGGGTGGTGCATTTGATATTGACGGAGTCCGGAACCATTCTGGGACGGGAGGCACAGGAGATCCAGGCGGCCTGCGCGCAGGCGGTGTTTGCTCCGCTGACGGCAGCGGAAGCCGAACAATTTCAAGCCCTGCTGGAAAAAGTTCTGAAGGGTGCGGAAAGCACATTGCGGGAAGGAGTAGAGTAA
- a CDS encoding amino acid ABC transporter substrate-binding protein — MKKLFALLLTLAMVLSLAACGGDSTETTEETTEDTQTEETTDSTGTADFTTVEEGKLIMSTNAAFPPYEMTDDSGAVVGIDADIAAAIAEKLGLELQIDDMDFDSALLAVQQGKSDIVMAGVSITDDRLLVMDFTDSYATGVQVVIVKEGSDVTMDNLGEKMIGTQRGTTGYIYASDTPENGGYGEDHVVAYDNGITAVQALMNGQVDCVIIDNGPAQEFVAANAGLTILETPWVEEQYSIGVNKGNTALLDAVNGALNELIADGTVQSIIDSYITAE, encoded by the coding sequence ATGAAGAAGTTATTTGCTCTGCTGCTGACGCTGGCCATGGTCCTGAGCCTGGCTGCCTGCGGCGGCGACAGCACCGAGACCACCGAGGAGACCACTGAGGACACCCAGACCGAGGAGACCACCGACTCCACCGGTACTGCGGATTTCACCACCGTCGAAGAGGGGAAGCTCATCATGAGCACCAACGCCGCCTTCCCTCCCTATGAGATGACCGACGACTCCGGCGCCGTGGTGGGCATCGACGCCGACATTGCCGCCGCCATCGCTGAGAAGCTGGGCCTGGAGCTGCAGATCGACGACATGGACTTTGACTCCGCCCTCCTGGCCGTCCAGCAGGGCAAGAGCGACATCGTCATGGCCGGCGTGTCCATCACCGACGACCGCCTGCTGGTCATGGACTTCACCGACAGCTATGCCACCGGCGTGCAGGTGGTCATCGTCAAGGAGGGCTCCGACGTGACCATGGACAACCTGGGCGAGAAGATGATCGGCACCCAGCGCGGCACCACCGGCTACATCTATGCCTCCGACACCCCGGAGAACGGCGGTTACGGCGAGGACCATGTGGTGGCCTATGACAACGGCATCACCGCCGTCCAGGCCCTGATGAACGGCCAGGTGGACTGCGTCATCATTGACAACGGCCCCGCTCAGGAGTTTGTGGCTGCCAACGCCGGATTGACCATCCTGGAGACCCCCTGGGTGGAGGAGCAGTACTCCATCGGTGTCAACAAGGGCAACACCGCCCTGCTGGATGCCGTGAACGGCGCCCTCAATGAGCTGATCGCCGACGGCACCGTCCAGTCCATCATCGACAGCTATATCACCGCCGAGTAA
- a CDS encoding MATE family efflux transporter — MNRQGVDLGSGKVGKLLFSLALPTITSQIVNMLYNLVDRVYIGHMQPVETVGKLALTGVGVCLPIIMVISAFAALMAMGGAPRASIEEGRGNVPGSERIMGNSFTLLAAAALVLTAVFMAFAEPMLRIFGASDNTIGYALDYMRIYCLGTIFVQVTLGMNAFITAQGFTVVGMKTVLIGAGLNTVLDPVFIFAFGMGVRGAALATILSQAVSAAWVLRFLTGPKTKWRLRRDCLRPRAKVVLPSLALGLSPFIMQSTESLIAVCFNSSLLKYGGDTAVGAMTVLTSIMQFAMMPLQGLTQGAQPIISYNYGARNSDRVRAAFRCLLKACLVYSLTLWVLVQLFPEMFVLIFNNSPALVDYAAWALRIYMAATGIFGIQIACQQTFVALGSAKISLFLAVLRKIILLIPLIYILPNFFADKAFAVFLAEPVADLLAVCTTAVMFSVQFRKSMAALETPPRT, encoded by the coding sequence ATGAATCGACAAGGTGTGGATCTTGGCAGCGGCAAGGTAGGAAAGCTGCTGTTTTCTCTGGCACTGCCCACTATTACGTCTCAAATTGTCAATATGCTGTACAATTTGGTGGACCGAGTCTATATCGGCCATATGCAGCCGGTGGAGACCGTGGGAAAACTGGCGCTGACCGGCGTGGGCGTGTGCCTGCCCATCATCATGGTGATCTCCGCCTTTGCGGCCCTGATGGCCATGGGCGGTGCGCCCCGGGCCTCCATTGAGGAGGGGCGGGGGAACGTGCCCGGTTCCGAGCGGATCATGGGCAACAGCTTCACGCTGCTGGCGGCGGCGGCGCTGGTGCTGACGGCGGTATTCATGGCGTTTGCGGAGCCCATGCTTCGCATCTTCGGCGCCAGCGACAACACCATCGGCTACGCCTTGGACTATATGCGGATCTACTGCCTGGGGACCATCTTCGTCCAGGTGACACTGGGCATGAACGCCTTCATCACCGCCCAGGGCTTCACGGTGGTGGGCATGAAAACCGTGCTGATCGGCGCCGGGCTCAACACGGTGCTGGATCCGGTGTTCATTTTCGCCTTCGGCATGGGTGTCCGGGGTGCAGCCCTGGCTACCATCTTGTCCCAGGCGGTCAGCGCCGCCTGGGTGCTGCGGTTCCTGACGGGGCCCAAGACCAAATGGCGTCTGCGCAGGGACTGCCTGCGGCCCCGGGCCAAGGTGGTGCTGCCCAGTCTGGCGCTGGGCTTGTCACCCTTTATCATGCAGTCCACGGAGAGTTTGATCGCCGTGTGCTTCAATTCCTCCCTGCTCAAGTACGGCGGCGATACCGCCGTAGGCGCCATGACGGTATTGACCAGTATCATGCAGTTTGCCATGATGCCTCTCCAGGGCCTGACGCAGGGAGCGCAGCCCATCATCAGCTATAATTACGGCGCCCGGAATTCGGACCGGGTCCGGGCCGCCTTTCGCTGTCTGCTGAAGGCCTGCCTGGTCTACTCGCTGACACTGTGGGTGCTGGTGCAGCTCTTCCCGGAGATGTTCGTGCTGATCTTCAACAACTCCCCGGCCCTGGTGGACTATGCTGCATGGGCATTGCGCATCTACATGGCGGCCACCGGCATCTTCGGTATCCAGATCGCCTGCCAGCAGACGTTCGTGGCTCTGGGCAGCGCCAAGATCTCGCTGTTTCTGGCCGTGCTGCGCAAGATCATCCTGCTGATCCCCCTGATCTACATTCTCCCCAATTTCTTCGCCGACAAGGCATTCGCTGTGTTCTTGGCGGAGCCGGTGGCGGATCTGCTGGCGGTCTGCACCACCGCCGTCATGTTCTCCGTGCAGTTCCGGAAAAGTATGGCGGCCCTGGAAACGCCGCCGCGGACATAA
- a CDS encoding DegV family protein: protein MIWNIVSDSSCDLRTSAFHSDRVLFHSVPLRIQVGDQEFVDNDDLSVPEMLRAMAAEKSASSSACPSPADFAKAFEAGDCTVCFTISSNLSGTYNSAIMARDMVLEEYPEKRVCVIDSRATAGAMVLLIRRAKELMEADETGDFDGICAQLRLYQAALRTCFTLENFDNLIKNGRMRPLVGTLLHSLGIHVIADATPQGTIHVADKARGEAKTFRSITALMRASKECDGAEVVISHCENLEGAMKLKQQILEDLPVKQVEIISCRGLTSFYAMEKGLIVGY, encoded by the coding sequence ATGATTTGGAATATTGTCAGCGACAGCAGCTGCGACCTGCGAACCTCCGCTTTCCACAGTGACCGCGTTCTGTTCCACTCTGTTCCCCTGCGCATCCAGGTGGGCGATCAGGAGTTTGTGGACAACGACGATCTTTCGGTGCCAGAGATGCTGCGGGCCATGGCAGCGGAGAAGTCCGCCTCCTCCTCCGCCTGCCCCTCTCCGGCGGATTTTGCCAAGGCCTTTGAGGCAGGGGACTGCACCGTCTGCTTCACCATCTCCTCCAATCTCTCCGGAACCTATAACTCCGCCATCATGGCCAGAGACATGGTGCTGGAGGAGTATCCCGAAAAGCGTGTCTGCGTCATTGATTCCCGTGCCACCGCCGGGGCCATGGTGCTGCTGATCCGCCGGGCCAAGGAGCTGATGGAGGCCGATGAGACCGGGGATTTCGACGGCATCTGCGCCCAGCTGCGGCTGTATCAGGCAGCGCTGCGGACCTGCTTCACCCTGGAGAATTTCGACAATCTCATCAAAAACGGCCGGATGCGGCCTCTGGTGGGCACATTGCTTCACTCTCTGGGCATCCACGTCATTGCCGACGCCACGCCCCAGGGCACCATTCATGTGGCCGACAAGGCCCGGGGAGAGGCCAAGACCTTCCGGTCCATTACTGCCCTCATGCGCGCCAGCAAGGAGTGCGACGGCGCGGAGGTGGTGATCTCCCACTGTGAAAATCTGGAGGGCGCCATGAAGCTCAAACAGCAGATCCTGGAGGACCTGCCGGTCAAGCAGGTGGAGATTATTTCCTGTCGGGGTCTCACCAGTTTTTATGCCATGGAAAAGGGTCTGATCGTGGGATACTGA